In one Drosophila pseudoobscura strain MV-25-SWS-2005 chromosome X, UCI_Dpse_MV25, whole genome shotgun sequence genomic region, the following are encoded:
- the LOC6900595 gene encoding uncharacterized protein: MPVEDIFPYLPQDVVDYLLDQKNQERLLNEGKKKLKEAMLKIEDQLKLLDGRQDDQICTISWGNIYQKSTVNNVRHALVGRLSKSMDAYLKSNRKLLRLHRQMYKDTAIVFHKWGNTAGVPRLGDEEV, translated from the coding sequence ATGCCCGTTGAAGATATTTTCCCGTACCTACCCCAAGACGTCGTGGACTATCTGTTGGACCAAAAGAACCAAGAGCGCCTGCTGAACGAGGGAAAGAAAAAGCTGAAGGAAGCGATGCTGAAGATCGAGGATCAGCTCAAGCTCCTCGACGGTCGCCAGGACGATCAGATCTGCACGATATCCTGGGGCAATATCTATCAAAAGAGCACCGTTAATAACGTGCGCCACGCCCTTGTGGGTCGCCTCTCCAAGTCCATGGACGCGTACCTCAAGTCCAATCGGAAGCTGTTGCGTCTGCACCGTCAAATGTACAAGGACACGGCGATTGTTTTCCACAAATGGGGAAACACAGCCGGCGTCCCCAGACTTGGTGATGAGGAGGTCTAG